The stretch of DNA CAAAAATTGTAATCTCGATGGCAAAAATAGGTGAAGCAACAGGTGAGCTTGACTCGACACTTAAAGATGCCGCCGATTACTTAGACAGGATTATTGAGATAAAATCCTCTGTAAAACGGGCTATGATTTATCCGCTGTTTAGTTTATTTTCGATTTTGGGCGCTTTTGTTTTCTGGATTGTTTATATCCTGCCAAAATTGATGGGGCTGTTTAATAGCTTTAATATGAAACTACCACTTGCAACACGCATGCTTATAGGAATGAGTAATTTTTTCAACAGCTACGGCCAGTATGTGGCGCTTGTTTTTGTGGCTATAATTGTTGCATTTCCATTTTTAATGAAAGTAGAAAAATTCAGATATTTTGTGCACAAAATGCTGTGGTATATGCCTATTGTTGGCATAATTATCCGCTCATCGCAGATGGCGTTTTACTTTCAATACATGGCGCTTTTGACAAGAAGTGGCGTAAGCATCACTCAAACGCTTGAGACGATGGAGTATGCTGTAACAAATTTATTTTTCCTTAAGAAAATCAAAGGAATATCCGATAAATTAATAGAGGGGCAGAAGCTCTCCGATGCAGTGTGGGAGGCAGGCGTGTTTGAGCTGTTTGCAAAAAGAATGACAGCTGTTGGAGAAGAAACAGGCAATATGGATGAGCAGCTTAATAGACTTGCAGATTATTACTATCAAAAGGTCAGAGCGCTTGTTGATGTGATAGGCAAACTGATTGAGCCAGTGATTCTGATTTTTATTGGCGTTTTGTTTGTGTTCTTTGTTTTGGCTTTGATGAGTCCAATCTACAACATGATCGGTAATATTGGAAGGTATTGACATGGAAATATTAAATAGTATAACTTAGTTAGATAAAAAAGTTGGAGGTGTTGAAATGAAGGGTGTTCTAAAGAGCAGGGGTGGATTTACACTCATTGAACTGGCTATTGTATTAATCATCATAGGTTTGATCTTGGGAGCTGTTTTAAAAGGAAGGGATTTAATAGAAAGTGCTAAAATTAAAAAAGTTTATACCAATTTTGTAGAAGGATGGATTTTAGCTGTGGAAAATTACCAAGATAGAACGGGACAACTGTTAGGTGATGGAACTGCTAATGGAGGAACAGCGGATAATCCAGATGGAGTATTTGATAATATTAATTTAGCTGCAACAACTACAGTTGAAGATAAATTAAAGGCAGTTGGTTTGGAGCCGCCGACAACAAATACAAATAACCCCGGCTCTTATTTTATTAATGCAAAATACACAAGATCAACTATGACTGCATGGTTATATAATCTGCATAGCTATATTGATAATAGAAACTATAATGCCATTTATATAACAGGTATGCCTACAGATGTAGCTATAGCATTGGATACTATTATAGACGGCAGTGCTAATCCTAGCACTGGGTTATTTAGACGCTATCACGATGACTATACAGGAGCTGATGGAACTCATAACACATGGCCAAATGCATCAACTACAGCAACGGTTAATGTGATGTATATCTACAAATAGAAAAGTTTGAAGCTGTATCTTAGTTTTTTGTATCCATTTAAGAATACTCAGCCGACTTTAAGGGAATTCTCCTTTAAGTCGGCTTTTTTGTTTGGTAATGTGGAATAAGTGTATTAATAAACAGGGACAAATAGATTAACTTTTTTGTATTTACCATCACTAAATTTTGTCCTCAAAATAAATCAAATTAGCGTTAGGAAAATAATATTTCTCAATGGGGGGCAATTTATCGTTTTTTTATCCTATTTACTGTTTTTTGTAATGTGGCAAAGCTTTCCTTGTTTTCTTAAAATCTTTTTAATATAATAAGGTGTATGAAAGAATTACTTGAGTTTTTTGAGTTAAAGGATGAGCCGTTTAGGTTAACGCCGGATTGTGATTACTTTTTTCCGTCAAGCTCTCATTCTGTGGCTTTAAAGCTGATAGA from Hippea jasoniae encodes:
- a CDS encoding type II secretion system F family protein; this translates as MPFFVYSFVSEDGSIIKQMGSFDSVDELYTHIESRGGMLYRVFEVPSPLEGIYKGIVIGKAKLKDISEFVRGVAVYLESGISIRAALEDIGLNSSSKAIKFATQQIIKMLDDGYAVSEAFEKTGIFPKIVISMAKIGEATGELDSTLKDAADYLDRIIEIKSSVKRAMIYPLFSLFSILGAFVFWIVYILPKLMGLFNSFNMKLPLATRMLIGMSNFFNSYGQYVALVFVAIIVAFPFLMKVEKFRYFVHKMLWYMPIVGIIIRSSQMAFYFQYMALLTRSGVSITQTLETMEYAVTNLFFLKKIKGISDKLIEGQKLSDAVWEAGVFELFAKRMTAVGEETGNMDEQLNRLADYYYQKVRALVDVIGKLIEPVILIFIGVLFVFFVLALMSPIYNMIGNIGRY
- a CDS encoding prepilin-type N-terminal cleavage/methylation domain-containing protein, which produces MKGVLKSRGGFTLIELAIVLIIIGLILGAVLKGRDLIESAKIKKVYTNFVEGWILAVENYQDRTGQLLGDGTANGGTADNPDGVFDNINLAATTTVEDKLKAVGLEPPTTNTNNPGSYFINAKYTRSTMTAWLYNLHSYIDNRNYNAIYITGMPTDVAIALDTIIDGSANPSTGLFRRYHDDYTGADGTHNTWPNASTTATVNVMYIYK